A region from the Lolium perenne isolate Kyuss_39 chromosome 4, Kyuss_2.0, whole genome shotgun sequence genome encodes:
- the LOC127295171 gene encoding prolycopene isomerase, chloroplastic, whose amino-acid sequence MPLLLSPLVARTLHAPLLPASASASLLPASASASAAPHTSRLRALGSQPRRGCRLAVVSDKQAAAVVTEGSDEGGRYDAIVVGSGIGGMVAATQLAAKGARVLVLEKYIIPGGSSGYYRRDGFTFDVGSSVMFGFSEKGNLNLITRALEAVGCKMEVIADPSTVHFHLPGHLSVLVHREYNDFVKELVSKFPHEKQGILKFYGICWKIFNSLNSLELKSLEEPLYLFGQFFKKPLECLTLAYYLPQNAGDIARKFIKDQQLLSFIDAECFIVSTVNALKTPMINASMVLCDRHYGGINYPVGGVGGIAVALANGLVEKGSEIRYKANVTNVILEKGKAVGVKLSNGKEFFAKTVISNATRWDTFGKLVKVEELPEEEKNFQKNYVKAPSFLSIHLGVKASVLPAGTDCHHFVLEDDWSNLEKPYGSIFLSIPTVLDPSLAPEGHHILHIFTTAGIEDWESLPRKDYEQKKELVANEIIQRLEKKLFPGLQDSIVLKEVGSPKTHRRFLARNDGTYGPMPRDKPKGLLAMPFNTTSIDGLYCVGDSCFPGQGVIAVAFSGVMCAHRVAADIDLEQRSPILDTGLLGVLRWFRTLA is encoded by the exons ATGCCGCTCCTCCTCTCGCCCCTCGTCGCGAGGACCCTCCACGCCCCGCTCCTCCCCGCCTCTGCCTCCGCCTCGCTCCTCCCCGCCtctgcctccgcctccgccgcaccGCACACCTCTCGCCTCCGCGCTCTCGGTAGTCAACCCCGCCGCGGATGCAGACTGGCGGTGGTGTCGGATAAGCAAGCGGCCGCGGTTGTGACGGAGGGGAGCGATGAAGGGGGACGATACGACGCGATTGTCGTCGGGTCGGGGATCGGCGGGATGGTGGCGGCCACGCAGCTGGCGGCCAAAGGGGCGCGGGTGCTGGTGCTCGAGAAGTACATCATCCCGGGGGGCAGCTCCGGCTACTACCGCCGAGACGGATTCACCTTCGACGTCGGCTCCTCCGTCATGTTCGGATTCTCCGAAAAG GGAAATTTAAATTTGATAACGCGAGCACTAGAAGCAGTTGGATGCAAGATGGAGGTCATAGCAGACCCTTCTACGGTTCATTTCCATCTACCTGGTCATCTTTCCGTTCTTGTGCATAGGGAGTATAACGACTTCGTCAAAGAGCTGGTTAGCAAATTCCCTCATGAAAAACAAGGAATCCTCAAATTCTATGGCATATGTTGGAAG ATCTTCAATTCGTTAAATTCTTTGGAACTAAAGTCCCTCGAGGAACCTCTATACCTTTTCGGCCAATTTTTTAAGAAGCCTCTCGAGTGCTTGACTCTCG CATATTATCTGCCACAGAATGCTGGGGATATTGCTCGCAAGTTCATAAAAGATCAGCAGCTGCTATCCTTCATCGATGCTGAG TGTTTTATTGTGAGCACAGTTAATGCCTTGAAAACACCCATGATCAATGCCAGCATG GTCTTGTGCGATAGGCACTATGGAGGAATTAATTATCCAGTCGGCGGTGTGGGTGGTATTGCTGTCGCCTTGGCAAATGGCCTTGTTGAAAAAGGCAGTGAAATACGTTACAAGGCGAATGTGACCAATGTTATTCTTGAAAAGGGAAAAGCT GTTGGAGTCAAGTTATCAAATGGGAAGGAATTCTTTGCTAAAACAGTGATATCAAATGCCACAAGATGGGACACATTTG GGAAACTCGTTAAAGTTGAAGAGCTTCCAGAAGAGGAGAAGAACTTTCAGAAGAATTATGTTAAGGCGCCATCTTTTCTATCCATTCATCTGGGTGTCAAAGCGTCAGTATTACCTGCTGGTACTGACTGCCACCATTTTGTACTGGAG GATGACTGGTCTAACTTGGAGAAGCCTTATGGAAGCATATTTTTAAGTATCCCTACAGTTCTTGATCCATCCTTGGCACCAGAAGGACATCACATACTTCATATATTTACGACTGCAGGCATAGAAGATTGGGAG AGTCTGCCTAGGAAGGATTATGAGCAGAAAAAGGAGCTTGTGGCAAATGAGATCATACAAAGACTTGAAAAGAAGTTGTTTCCTGGTCTTCAAGACTCAATAGTCCTCAAGGAG GTAGGATCACCAAAAACTCACCGGAGATTTCTTGCCCGAAATGATGGTACATATGGACCCATGCCACGCGATAAACCCAAGGGATTGCTGGCAATGCCTTTCAATACTACT TCAATAGATGGCCTTTACTGCGTTGGCGACAGTTGTTTTCCTGGGCAAGGTGTGATTGCTGTGGCATTTTCAGGGGTAATGTGTGCTCATCGAGTTGCAGCAGACATAG ATCTTGAACAAAGGTCTCCTATCCTAGACACTGGCCTTCTTGGTGTCCTCAGATGGTTTAGAACACTCGCATAG